The following proteins are co-located in the Micromonospora viridifaciens genome:
- a CDS encoding glycoside hydrolase family 65 protein, with protein MPPDVDPGCELCSRPPPAGWVLAYRGDEAPGEEGTRETMLTLGNGYLASRGADPEASADGVHYPGTYLAGFHNRLAGPGQPDGTESIVNLPNWLPLTFRPASGEWFAPGRGRRLHEHRMLDLRRGVYLREVLVVDRDRRRTRVRQRRLVSMANPHLAALETIIVAENWSGRLEIRSGIDGGVLNANAPAEAGSCGRHLADVTTGGGDAETIWLTAVTTSSRHQVAVAARTRITHGGGHRRQAAHGPAEVNQVITVDVTPGERIGVEKTVAIFSNRDRAVSEPVTAACEDLGQAGPFDLVLADHVAAWARLWARFRLDVGEQHAWQAPVRVQTFHLLQTLSPHVIDLDAGVPARGLHGEGYHGHIFWDELFVYPYLNLRMPELTRALLEYRHRRLTAARRQAAAAGTAGAQFPWQSGESGRDESPARSRSPVTGQWVDDYTGRQQHVNLAVAYCVWRYWETTGDLSFLAASGVELLIEAARFWAGLATYDPADDRYDIRGVLGPDEYHDGYPGRPGQGLDNCAYINVMVAWVLGRAEEACGILARHPGVRPWREVDPTDEERRRWAHIRRRLRLVFLDDGTLAQFEGYGDLAELDWERYRQRYGDLRLLAPLLQAEGDDANRYKVSKQADVLMLLYLFSAEELADLVRGLGYEFDPARIPATVDYYLSRTSHGSTLSRVAHAWVLARTDRRRSFEMLVTALGTDLADPQHSSTRNGIHLGASAGTLDILQRCYTGLEIRGDLLRLNPQLPDGLAELDCVIRYRNQLISLHVDHERLRISAAPGADQPVPVAVRGRSFPLAPGSTATVELPSPAPTSGTPT; from the coding sequence GTGCCGCCGGACGTGGACCCGGGGTGTGAGCTGTGTAGCCGGCCTCCGCCGGCCGGTTGGGTGCTGGCGTACCGGGGCGACGAGGCGCCGGGGGAGGAGGGTACCCGGGAGACCATGCTGACCCTGGGCAACGGCTATCTGGCCTCCCGTGGGGCGGATCCGGAGGCGTCCGCCGACGGCGTGCACTACCCGGGCACCTACCTCGCCGGTTTCCACAACCGGCTCGCCGGCCCGGGTCAGCCGGACGGCACGGAGAGCATCGTCAACCTGCCGAACTGGCTGCCACTGACGTTCCGTCCGGCCAGCGGTGAATGGTTCGCGCCGGGACGGGGACGGCGGCTGCACGAGCACCGGATGCTGGACCTGCGGCGAGGCGTGTACCTCCGGGAGGTGCTGGTGGTCGACCGGGACCGGCGGCGTACCCGGGTGCGGCAGCGGCGACTCGTGTCGATGGCTAATCCCCACCTGGCGGCGTTGGAGACGATCATCGTCGCGGAGAACTGGTCCGGCCGGTTGGAGATCAGGTCGGGCATCGACGGTGGGGTGCTCAACGCCAACGCGCCGGCGGAGGCGGGCAGCTGCGGTCGGCACCTCGCGGACGTGACCACCGGCGGGGGCGACGCGGAGACCATCTGGTTGACGGCGGTGACCACCAGCTCCCGGCACCAGGTGGCCGTGGCGGCACGGACCAGGATCACCCACGGCGGCGGGCACCGCCGGCAGGCCGCCCACGGGCCGGCCGAGGTGAACCAGGTGATCACCGTCGACGTGACCCCCGGGGAGCGGATCGGGGTGGAGAAGACCGTGGCGATCTTCTCCAACCGCGACCGGGCGGTGTCCGAACCGGTGACCGCCGCGTGCGAGGACCTGGGGCAGGCGGGGCCGTTCGACCTGGTGCTGGCCGACCACGTCGCCGCGTGGGCCCGGTTGTGGGCGCGGTTCCGGCTCGACGTCGGCGAGCAGCACGCCTGGCAGGCGCCGGTCCGGGTGCAGACCTTCCACCTGTTGCAGACGCTGTCCCCGCACGTCATCGACCTGGACGCGGGGGTGCCCGCGCGCGGCCTGCACGGCGAGGGCTACCACGGGCACATCTTCTGGGACGAGCTGTTCGTCTATCCGTACCTGAATCTGCGCATGCCGGAGCTGACCCGGGCCCTGCTCGAGTACCGGCACCGGCGGTTGACGGCGGCGCGGCGGCAGGCGGCCGCGGCGGGTACGGCGGGTGCCCAGTTTCCCTGGCAGAGCGGGGAGAGCGGGCGGGACGAGAGTCCCGCCCGGTCCCGGTCCCCGGTCACCGGTCAGTGGGTGGACGACTACACCGGCCGGCAGCAGCACGTCAACCTGGCGGTGGCCTACTGCGTGTGGCGGTACTGGGAGACGACCGGGGACCTGTCGTTCCTCGCCGCCAGTGGGGTGGAGCTGCTGATCGAGGCGGCCCGGTTCTGGGCGGGTCTGGCCACCTACGATCCCGCCGACGACCGGTACGACATCCGTGGGGTGCTGGGGCCGGACGAGTACCACGACGGCTACCCGGGCCGGCCGGGCCAGGGGCTGGACAACTGTGCGTACATCAACGTGATGGTCGCGTGGGTGCTGGGCCGCGCCGAGGAAGCGTGCGGGATCCTCGCCCGGCACCCGGGGGTGCGGCCGTGGCGCGAGGTCGACCCGACCGACGAAGAGCGGCGCCGGTGGGCGCACATCCGCCGTCGGCTGCGGCTGGTCTTCCTCGACGACGGGACACTCGCCCAGTTCGAGGGGTACGGCGACCTCGCCGAGCTGGACTGGGAGCGGTACCGCCAGCGGTACGGCGACCTGCGGCTGCTGGCGCCGCTGCTGCAGGCCGAGGGCGACGACGCGAACCGCTACAAGGTCTCCAAGCAGGCCGACGTCCTGATGCTGCTGTACCTCTTCAGCGCCGAGGAACTCGCCGACCTGGTGCGCGGCCTGGGGTACGAGTTCGACCCGGCCCGGATTCCCGCCACGGTCGACTACTACCTGTCCCGCACGAGCCACGGGTCCACCCTGAGCCGGGTGGCGCACGCCTGGGTGCTGGCCCGGACGGACCGGCGGCGCTCGTTCGAGATGCTGGTGACCGCGCTCGGCACCGACCTGGCGGACCCGCAGCACAGCTCGACCCGCAACGGCATCCACCTCGGCGCCAGCGCCGGGACCCTGGACATCCTGCAACGGTGCTACACCGGCCTGGAGATCCGCGGCGATCTGCTGCGGCTCAACCCGCAGCTGCCCGACGGGCTCGCCGAGCTGGACTGCGTGATCCGGTACCGCAACCAGCTGATCTCCCTGCACGTGGATCACGAGCGGTTGCGAATCTCCGCCGCCCCGGGGGCGGACCAGCCCGTCCCGGTGGCCGTCCGGGGCAGATCCTTTCCGCTCGCCCCGGGTTCCACCGCGACCGTCGAACTACCGTCTCCGGCCCCGACCAGCGGGACCCCGACCTGA
- a CDS encoding TetR/AcrR family transcriptional regulator, translated as MAGDAREALLDRCVGFLKECGFSQLSLREIASGAGTSHRMLIYHFGSREGLLIEVVRRIEAEQRVALVSLAAETDDPVEVSRRFWRRLADPSLAPAERLFFEIYAHALFGRSWTESFRASVVAAWAGPVEELFGQLGFDPAEARRRARLGLAATRGLLLDLLITGDREILDAAADLFAQLVTAPCPAQP; from the coding sequence GTGGCCGGTGACGCCCGGGAGGCACTGCTCGACCGGTGCGTCGGATTCCTGAAGGAGTGCGGGTTCAGCCAGTTGAGCCTGCGCGAGATCGCCTCCGGCGCGGGCACCAGCCACCGCATGCTCATCTACCACTTCGGCAGCCGCGAGGGCCTGCTCATTGAGGTGGTCCGGCGGATCGAGGCCGAGCAGCGCGTTGCGCTCGTCTCGCTCGCCGCCGAGACCGATGATCCGGTCGAGGTGAGCCGGCGGTTCTGGCGGCGGCTGGCCGACCCGTCGTTGGCCCCGGCGGAGCGGCTGTTCTTCGAGATCTACGCGCACGCGCTGTTCGGCCGGTCCTGGACCGAGTCGTTCCGCGCGTCGGTCGTCGCCGCGTGGGCGGGACCAGTCGAGGAGCTGTTCGGCCAACTCGGCTTCGACCCCGCCGAAGCCCGCCGGCGGGCCCGGCTGGGCCTCGCCGCGACCCGCGGCCTGCTGCTGGATCTGCTGATCACCGGCGACCGGGAGATCCTCGACGCCGCCGCCGACCTGTTCGCGCAGCTCGTCACGGCACCCTGCCCGGCGCAGCCCTGA
- a CDS encoding SRPBCC family protein, with protein MEFEETVSTTASIDRCWAALEDVTAYPRWTASMSAVAPLDGPELRPGHRFRIRQPGLPTTVWRVREVTAGTSFAWDAHAPGVHTVAHHRVDPQADGTIRIRIRIGIRQTGAVAWLVAALTATRTRRYLRMEAAGLKAAAEAAGAADDSAAAGDDTASTGGR; from the coding sequence ATGGAGTTCGAGGAGACGGTCTCCACCACGGCGAGCATCGACCGGTGCTGGGCGGCCCTGGAAGACGTGACGGCCTATCCGCGGTGGACGGCCTCGATGTCGGCGGTGGCGCCGCTCGACGGCCCGGAGCTGCGGCCGGGCCACCGGTTCCGGATCCGGCAGCCCGGCCTGCCGACGACGGTGTGGCGGGTCCGCGAGGTGACCGCCGGCACCTCGTTCGCCTGGGACGCGCACGCACCCGGGGTGCACACCGTTGCCCACCACCGGGTGGACCCCCAGGCGGACGGCACCATCCGCATCCGCATCCGCATCGGCATCCGGCAGACCGGCGCCGTCGCCTGGCTGGTCGCGGCGCTGACCGCGACCAGGACCCGCCGTTATCTGCGGATGGAGGCGGCCGGCCTCAAGGCGGCGGCCGAAGCCGCCGGGGCCGCGGACGACAGCGCGGCGGCCGGCGACGACACGGCGTCCACCGGTGGCCGGTGA
- a CDS encoding nicotinate phosphoribosyltransferase, translating into MTGLRTDLYELRMAASYLRRGMTAPATFSLFVRRLPRRRGFLVAAGLAEALAFLESFGFDDDELGYLRDVVGLDEPALAALAGLRFTGDVWAVPEGRVVFADEPLLEVTAPIAEAQLVETGVLNLLTFHTTVASKAARCRLAAGDAQLIDFAFRRTHGIEAGAGVARASAIAGFAATSDVAAARRYGLTPSGTMAHSYVEAFPDERAAFRAFAADFPVNPVFLVDTYDTPAGVRAAVDVVAELGLTGPVAVRLDSGDLAALAREARSILDGAGLTGAQIVASGSLDEDVIAGLVAQGAPIDGYGVGTKMGVSYDAPSLDSAYKLVVFGDRPVLKLSPGKATLPGRKQVFRDHTGASGDVIGLREEPPPAGREPLLVPVMRGGRRLEAADPAGEVRAARDRFHADLGWLPAAARRLTDPVPLAATVSPALAALHDRVRTELGRAGTY; encoded by the coding sequence GTGACCGGACTGCGGACCGACCTGTACGAGCTGCGGATGGCGGCCAGCTACCTGCGCCGCGGGATGACGGCGCCGGCCACCTTCAGCCTCTTCGTCCGCCGCCTGCCGCGCCGGCGCGGCTTCCTGGTCGCGGCCGGCCTGGCGGAGGCGTTGGCCTTCCTGGAGAGTTTCGGCTTCGACGACGACGAGCTGGGCTACCTGCGCGACGTCGTCGGGCTCGACGAGCCCGCCCTCGCGGCGCTGGCCGGGCTGCGGTTCACCGGCGACGTCTGGGCGGTGCCGGAGGGCCGGGTGGTGTTCGCCGACGAGCCGCTGCTGGAGGTGACCGCGCCGATCGCGGAGGCGCAGCTGGTGGAGACCGGCGTGCTGAACCTGCTCACCTTCCACACCACGGTGGCCAGCAAGGCCGCCCGCTGCCGGCTCGCCGCCGGCGACGCGCAGCTGATCGACTTCGCGTTCCGGCGTACGCACGGCATCGAGGCGGGGGCGGGGGTGGCCCGGGCGTCGGCCATCGCCGGATTCGCCGCGACCAGCGACGTGGCGGCCGCCCGGCGGTACGGGCTCACCCCCTCCGGGACGATGGCCCACTCGTACGTCGAGGCGTTTCCCGACGAGCGGGCCGCGTTCCGTGCCTTTGCCGCCGACTTCCCGGTGAACCCGGTCTTTCTCGTCGACACGTACGACACGCCCGCCGGTGTGCGGGCGGCGGTCGACGTCGTCGCCGAGCTGGGGCTGACCGGGCCGGTGGCGGTCCGGCTCGACTCGGGTGATCTCGCCGCGCTGGCCCGGGAGGCCCGCTCGATCCTGGACGGCGCCGGCCTGACGGGAGCGCAGATCGTGGCCAGCGGCAGCCTCGACGAGGACGTGATCGCTGGTCTCGTCGCTCAGGGCGCACCGATCGACGGCTACGGCGTCGGCACGAAGATGGGTGTCTCCTACGACGCGCCGTCGCTGGACAGCGCGTACAAGTTGGTCGTCTTCGGCGACCGGCCGGTGCTGAAGCTGTCGCCCGGCAAGGCCACCCTGCCGGGCCGGAAGCAGGTCTTCCGGGATCACACCGGAGCCAGCGGCGACGTGATCGGGCTGCGTGAGGAACCGCCGCCGGCCGGCCGGGAGCCGCTGCTCGTGCCGGTCATGCGGGGTGGACGCCGGCTCGAGGCCGCCGACCCGGCCGGCGAGGTGCGTGCCGCACGCGACCGGTTCCACGCCGATCTCGGCTGGCTGCCCGCCGCGGCGCGGCGCCTCACCGATCCGGTCCCGCTCGCCGCCACGGTGAGCCCCGCCCTGGCCGCGCTGCACGACCGGGTGCGGACCGAACTGGGGAGAGCCGGCACCTACTGA
- a CDS encoding RNA-guided endonuclease InsQ/TnpB family protein, whose product MFTGRRYLLAFTPEQAVYAETVGAICRAVWNTALEQRREYRRRGSWITYNEQARQVAEAKKDPDCAWLAEAPSHVLQQTLRDLDGACRTHGTWKVRWRSKARTAPSFRFPDAKQIAVRRLNRRWGEVRLPKFGPVRFRWTRPLGGTIRNATVCLDGGRWYISFCVEDGVTEAAPNGKPPVGVDRGVAVAIARSDGGLDDRSFVTPGEAVRLKRLQQRLSRSLRVHGRNRASKRRDKVRAEISRLNARIRHRRADFVTQQAVQLVRDHGLVVVEGLRITNMTASARGTLEQPGRNVRQKAALNRAILSKGWGGFLLKLEHAARYHGAKIEKVNPAYTSQTCHACKHIAAESRESQAVFRCVACGHQDHADVNAAKNILAAGLAVTGRGDLAVGRSVKRQPPATLAA is encoded by the coding sequence ATGTTCACCGGCCGCCGCTATCTGCTCGCCTTCACACCGGAGCAAGCCGTCTACGCCGAGACGGTGGGGGCGATCTGTCGGGCGGTGTGGAACACCGCGTTGGAGCAGCGCCGTGAGTACCGCCGCCGCGGCTCGTGGATCACCTACAACGAGCAGGCCCGGCAGGTGGCCGAGGCGAAGAAGGACCCGGACTGCGCCTGGCTGGCCGAAGCGCCGTCGCACGTGCTGCAGCAGACCCTGCGGGACCTGGACGGGGCGTGTAGGACGCATGGGACGTGGAAGGTGCGGTGGCGGTCCAAGGCGCGTACTGCTCCGTCGTTCCGGTTTCCCGACGCGAAGCAGATTGCGGTGCGGCGGTTGAACCGGCGGTGGGGTGAGGTGCGGCTGCCGAAGTTCGGGCCGGTGCGGTTCCGGTGGACCCGGCCGTTGGGGGGCACTATCCGCAACGCCACCGTCTGCCTCGATGGTGGGCGCTGGTACATCTCGTTCTGCGTCGAGGACGGCGTGACCGAGGCGGCCCCGAACGGCAAACCGCCGGTCGGGGTGGATCGGGGTGTGGCCGTGGCGATCGCCAGGTCCGACGGCGGCTTGGATGACCGGAGCTTCGTCACCCCGGGCGAGGCGGTCCGGCTGAAGCGGTTGCAGCAACGCCTGTCGCGGTCGCTGCGGGTTCACGGCCGCAACCGTGCATCGAAACGCCGCGACAAGGTGCGCGCGGAGATCAGCCGGCTCAACGCCCGCATCCGGCACCGCCGAGCCGACTTCGTCACGCAGCAAGCCGTACAACTTGTCCGCGATCACGGCCTGGTCGTCGTCGAGGGTCTGCGGATCACGAACATGACCGCCAGCGCACGAGGCACGCTTGAGCAGCCCGGCCGTAACGTGCGTCAGAAGGCCGCCCTGAACCGGGCCATCCTGTCCAAGGGGTGGGGTGGGTTCCTGCTCAAGCTGGAACATGCCGCCCGCTACCACGGAGCCAAGATCGAGAAGGTCAACCCCGCGTACACGTCGCAGACCTGCCACGCCTGCAAGCACATCGCTGCGGAGTCCCGCGAGAGCCAAGCGGTCTTCCGGTGCGTCGCCTGCGGACACCAGGACCACGCTGACGTGAACGCGGCCAAGAACATACTCGCCGCCGGGCTGGCGGTAACCGGGCGTGGAGACCTCGCCGTAGGGCGGTCCGTGAAGCGCCAACCACCCGCAACGCTCGCGGCGTGA
- the tnpA gene encoding IS200/IS605 family transposase — protein MSVALRSNSNVVFQCAFHVVWCPKYRRRVLGGRIEERLKQLIGEVVEEKGAWLGALEVMPDQVHLLVEVDPQFGVHKLVKAIKGRTSRVLREEFPSLRSRLPTLWTNSYFVATTGGDPLAAVKRYVEQQKGR, from the coding sequence GTGTCCGTTGCCTTGCGGTCGAACAGCAACGTCGTGTTCCAGTGCGCTTTCCACGTCGTGTGGTGCCCGAAGTACCGACGCAGGGTGCTCGGCGGCCGGATCGAGGAGCGGCTCAAGCAGCTCATCGGCGAGGTGGTGGAGGAGAAAGGGGCGTGGCTGGGGGCGCTGGAAGTCATGCCCGACCAGGTCCACCTGCTGGTCGAGGTCGACCCTCAGTTTGGCGTTCACAAGCTCGTCAAGGCGATCAAGGGACGGACGTCGCGGGTGCTGCGCGAGGAGTTTCCGTCGCTGCGTTCACGGCTCCCCACGCTATGGACGAACTCGTACTTCGTAGCGACCACCGGCGGCGATCCATTGGCGGCGGTGAAGCGGTACGTCGAACAGCAGAAGGGCCGTTGA
- a CDS encoding M23 family metallopeptidase — protein sequence MARRWRRRTTLAALAGAATTLMVSLCLDAGAGTAAAQTSAQGPLPLPTLPALPALPALPLLPSPSLSLPPLEPPQVTLPTIELPILTPPTVPSTTPSARPTTPSGGTPPTTGAPPASATPAPPASAGPTVDPGSAAEVIASDPAAELYPQPPVDAANSPQARQVAALGDVQHRIQYLQNVLARTRADLGTVARESDPVLQLLTALTTGADADPTAPFAVADSSDVLDTPTGRAVALSGAITSGQAELTRRQQEEARLRQEIDRRIRAASTLAAPAPHALGGGRLGRPLSGRLTSRFGNRLDPYYHVWQVHPGVDLAAPLGTPIVAAADGRVTRAGWYGGYGNYTCIDHGRADGQRLSTCYGHQSKLLVSPGQRVRAGQVIGLVGSTGASTGPHLHFEVRLGGRAVDPLPWI from the coding sequence ATGGCGCGACGGTGGCGACGAAGGACGACACTGGCGGCTCTCGCCGGGGCGGCGACGACCCTGATGGTGTCCCTCTGCCTGGACGCGGGGGCGGGCACAGCCGCCGCGCAGACCTCGGCGCAGGGCCCGCTGCCCCTGCCCACACTGCCCGCACTGCCCGCACTGCCCGCACTGCCCCTCCTGCCCAGCCCGTCCCTGTCGCTGCCGCCGCTGGAACCGCCGCAGGTGACGCTGCCGACGATCGAGCTGCCGATCCTGACGCCGCCGACCGTCCCCTCGACCACCCCGTCGGCCCGGCCCACCACGCCTTCCGGCGGGACTCCGCCGACGACCGGTGCACCCCCCGCGTCGGCGACGCCCGCCCCTCCCGCGAGCGCCGGGCCGACGGTGGACCCCGGCTCGGCCGCCGAGGTCATCGCCTCCGATCCGGCAGCCGAGCTGTACCCGCAACCACCGGTGGACGCCGCCAACTCCCCCCAGGCCCGTCAGGTCGCCGCGCTCGGCGACGTCCAGCACCGGATCCAGTACCTGCAGAACGTCCTCGCCCGGACCCGGGCCGACCTGGGCACCGTGGCGCGGGAGTCGGATCCGGTGCTGCAACTGCTGACCGCCCTGACCACCGGTGCGGACGCGGACCCGACAGCGCCCTTCGCCGTGGCGGATTCCTCCGACGTGCTCGACACCCCCACCGGCCGTGCCGTCGCCCTGTCCGGCGCGATCACGTCCGGCCAGGCCGAACTCACCCGGCGGCAGCAGGAGGAGGCGCGACTCCGGCAGGAGATCGACCGGCGGATACGGGCAGCGTCCACCCTGGCGGCACCGGCCCCCCACGCCCTCGGGGGCGGCCGGCTCGGCCGTCCCCTGTCCGGGCGGCTCACCAGCAGGTTCGGCAACCGGCTCGATCCGTACTACCACGTGTGGCAGGTGCACCCGGGGGTGGATCTCGCCGCCCCGCTCGGCACCCCGATCGTCGCGGCCGCCGACGGCCGGGTCACCCGCGCCGGCTGGTACGGCGGGTACGGCAACTACACCTGCATCGACCACGGGCGGGCGGACGGGCAGCGGCTGTCCACCTGCTACGGCCACCAGTCCAAACTGCTGGTGTCGCCCGGTCAGCGGGTACGCGCCGGCCAGGTGATCGGGCTGGTCGGGTCCACCGGTGCGTCCACCGGGCCGCACCTGCACTTCGAGGTGCGGCTCGGTGGCCGGGCGGTCGATCCGCTGCCCTGGATCTGA